ATTCACAATGTATAATTCTACAGTCCTGGTGCCTCCACAATCCCCCATGCAACCTCCCCTCCATAAAATAAGCATTCACAACTTTTAAATTGATTACCGGCATCTATGCACAAAAGATGCAAAATGAAAAACATGAAAACAGGTGGTGAAGAATTCACAGGCAACTTGGGTGGAAAACCGATATGGAACATTTACATGGCTCTTGAAGGCGCGGATGCCCTTGTGCTGATGACTGTGCACAGGGAGTTCAGGGAGCTTGACCTGCTGAG
This portion of the Candidatus Methanoperedens sp. genome encodes:
- a CDS encoding UDP binding domain-containing protein translates to MKNMKTGGEEFTGNLGGKPIWNIYMALEGADALVLMTVHREFRELDLLRAKERMRMPILIDGRRVFEKDEVRGLGFVYMGAGNRM